The proteins below are encoded in one region of Podarcis raffonei isolate rPodRaf1 chromosome 8, rPodRaf1.pri, whole genome shotgun sequence:
- the LOC128419211 gene encoding interferon-inducible GTPase 5-like, with the protein MRQDIKSDPVTYFNETIKIYEKFMETFSDGGMKEAASEVKRELEELENTELHIAITGEMGSGKSTLINALRRLKAEDDGAAPVGVTETTLIPNAYSHPDYPKVKFWDLPGIGSPGFSPESYLKKVDFPRYDFFIIVGSTRFQDYHVKLAQEIQRMNKLFYFVRSKMDIDMSSMKRDYPKTFSEDQAIQTIRDDCNKNLLNFKDSSHQSFLISSKHLAKYDFPHLMETLEKDLPSLKRIAFLFSLPNFSSEVIEKKKSALKSHIWKISLVSAGINAIPLPGLPLACDAALLRGSMVAFYKMFELDDGSLARLARLARKPVEELKAVIKSPQEKEITLDLDKKKIIHTLQCFLPVSPFSSLASAGLSFAMTYCMLWSFLDNLSEDAERVKKVLGLEECEAEHLRAKQNWHKT; encoded by the exons ATGCGCCAGG ACATAAAATCAGACCCTGTTACATATTTCAATGAAACAATCAAGATATATGAGAAGTTTATGGAGACTTTCAGTGACGGTGGAATGAAGGAAGCAGCTTCAGAAGTAAAAAGGGAGCTGGAGGAGTTGGAAAACACTGAGCTTCACATTGCCATCACTGGAGAGATGGGCTCTGGGAAATCAACCCTCATCAATGCTCTCCGACGCCTGAAGGCAGAAGATGATGGTGCTGCCCCTGTAGGAGTAACAGAAACCACACTGATTCCAAATGCTTATTCGCATCCCGACTATCCCAAAGTGAAATTTTGGGACTTGCCAGGAATTGGATCCCCAGGTTTTTCACCAGAGAGTTACCTTAAGAAGGTGGATTTCCCCAGATATGATTTCTTCATCATTGTAGGTTCCACAAGGTTCCAAGATTACCATGTTAAGCTAGCTCAAGAGATCCAACGGATGAATAAGTTGTTTTATTTTGTACGCTCCAAAATGGATATAGATATGTCCAGCATGAAAAGGGATTATCCTAAAACCTTCAGTGAAGATCAAGCCATTCAAACGATCAGGGATGACTGCAATAAGAACTTGCTAAACTTCAAGGACTCCAGTCACCAGAGCTTTCTGATCTCTTCCAAGCACCTTGCCAAGTATGACTTCCCCCACCTGATGGAGACCTTGGAGAAAGATCTGCCCAGCCTGAAGAGAATTGCATTCCTGTTCAGCCTCCCCAACTTTTCCTCTGAGGTCATAGAAAAGAAGAAATCTGCGCTGAAGAGTCACATATGGAAAATATCCCTGGTGTCTGCTGGCATCAATGCTATTCCCCTTCCAGGCCTTCCTCTGGCTTGTGATGCTGCCCTCTTGCGTGGGTCCATGGTTGCCTTCTACAAGATGTTTGAGCTGGATGATGGTTCCTTAGCTAGGCTGGCCAGATTGGCCAGGAAGCCTGTTGAAGAACTGAAGGCCGTGATTAAGTCTCCTCAGGAGAAAGAAATCACCCTGGATCTTGACAAGAAGAAAATAATCCATACTTTACAATGTTTCCTCCCAGTTTCACCATTTAGTAGCTTGGCAAGTGCAGGGCTGTCTTTTGCCATGACTTATTGTATGCTATGGAGCTTCCTGGATAATCTGTCTGAGGATGCTGAAAGAGTGAAGAAAGTCCTAGGACTGGAAGAGTGTGAGGCAGAGCATCTCAGGGCCAAGCAGAACTGGCACAAGACATGA
- the LOC128418430 gene encoding interferon-inducible GTPase 5-like isoform X1, whose product MDRALTKETLKKDLAEMKSALEKKPFEAVLAEAQQQSNLLKNMTFEIAITGRAGAGKSSFVNALRGMEDDEKGAAQTGVTETTMVPQEYTHPTFPNFKIWDLPGIGTTKFNAKEYLKKVNFSKYDFFIIIASERFTEDDANLALEIRKNKKKFYYVRSKVDIDIENYRRSKRINVEDTHEMMLCEKKTLDIIQKDCYDNLKALGESSPRVFLISRWDLSKYDFPLLQETIEQEQDEIKRDVLTMCLPILTKDSIKKKKAAMESLIWKNAMVSCSVGLIPLPFLSLGCDIAIVAVTMRDICKVFGLDEDSLNMLANRVGKPVEELKSVIEHTPSPGKITAEFVMDVLKRSVIWGAITAVELVVGFIPVLGSIYGGGSSFATTFCLLKNFLENAVKDAEKVLAKAAEPKRRK is encoded by the coding sequence ATGGATCGTGCCTTAACAAAAGAAACCTTAAAAAAAGACCTAGCTGAAATGAAGTCTGCTTTGGAGAAAAAACCATTTGAAGCTGTTTTAGCTGAAGCTCAACAGCAGTCAAATTTATTAAAGAACATGACGTTTGAAATTGCCATCACAGGAAGAGCAGGTGCTGGGAAATCATCTTTTGTCAATGCCCTGCGAGGAATGGAAGATGATGAAAAGGGTGCAGCTCAGACGGGGGTGACAGAAACAACAATGGTGCCACAAGAATATACACACCCCACATTCCCCAACTTCAAAATTTGGGATCTACCAGGAATTGGAACAACTAAATTTAATGCAAAGGAATACCTAAAGAAGGTCAATTTCAGCAAGTATGATTTTTTCATCATCATCGCCTCAGAGCGCTTCACTGAGGATGACGCCAACTTGGCTCTTGAGATCcgtaaaaataagaagaaattcTACTATGTGCGCAGCAAAGTGGATATCGATATAGAAAACTACAGGCGGTCAAAACGCATCAATGTGGAGGACACCCATGAAATGATGCTGTGTGAGAAGAAGACACTTGACATTATACAGAAAGATTGCTATGATAATTTGAAGGCATTAGGTGAGTCTTCTCCAAGGGTCTTTCTGATATCGAGGTGGGATTTGAGCAAGTATGATTTCCCCCTGCTTCAAGAGACCATTGAACAGGAACAGGATGAAATCAAGAGAGATGTTTTAACTATGTGTCTTCCGATTTTAACAAAAGatagcattaaaaagaaaaaggctgcTATGGAGAGCCTGATATGGAAAAATGCCATGGTGAGTTGTTCTGTTGGGTTGATTCCTCTCCCATTCCTCTCCCTTGGTTGTGACATTGCCATTGTGGCTGTGACAATGAGGGATATCTGCAAAGTTTTTGGCTTGGATGAAGATTCCCTTAATATGCTAGCAAATCGTGTGGGGAAACCTGTTGAGGAGTTGAAATCTGTTATTGAACATACCCCAAGCCCTGGTAAGATCACAGCAGAATTCGTCATGGATGTCTTGAAGAGGTCAGTAATTTGGGGAGcaatcacagcggtagagctggTTGTGGGTTTCATACCTGTGTTGGGGTCTATCTATGGTGGGGGCAGTTCTTTTGCTACCACATTCTGCTTGCTGAAGAATTTCCTGGAAAACGCTGTGAAAGATGCAGAGAAAGTTCTGGCAAAGGCTGCTGAGCCCAAGAGACGCAAGTAA